From the genome of Novosphingobium sp. TH158, one region includes:
- a CDS encoding OPT family oligopeptide transporter — translation MRELTVRSVLLGVALTFVFTAANVYFGLRVGLTFSTAIPAAVVSMALLRTLGGATIVENNIVQTIGSAAGAVATMVFVLPGFVIVGWWSEIPYWETMLVCATGGILGVMLSVPMRRALVVDSDLPYPEGVAGAEILRVGMADAAGAGENRAGLRTIVLGALAGAGFGLLSTLRLAAGEVSKVFKLGAGYGTLGASLSLGLVAIGHLIGLATGIAMLTGLVTGKLILLPWLSAGVPGEAEEVAATVLGEQVRMIGAGAMAVAALWALVRISGAMLRGLGGIAATARARRGGEAIALTERDLPGGWVLGISAAMFGPILYLVWRFVQGGPLADAILPVLLLALVFIIVVGVFTAVVTGYMAGLVGTSNSPVSGVGILAVLIVSVLIAAMFGSVEGDRAPLIAFALFLVSFVFGIAIVANDNLQDLKTGQLVGSTPWKQQAALIIGVVAGSLVLPPVLQLLANSFGFAGAPGAGPNALAAPQASLFAAIAQGVLGGTLRWDLVALGAGIGVIVVIVDEVLRASGRGKLPPLAVGMGIYLPVTLVLPTVIGTVIGHFWNRMAAGTARPEFTERLGVLLATGLVVGDSLFGLAFAGAVGAVGDPARLAIVGEGFAPIAEWIGIAAVVALLAGAYARTRRRALND, via the coding sequence ATGCGTGAACTGACCGTCCGGAGCGTCCTGCTCGGCGTGGCGCTGACTTTCGTGTTCACTGCTGCGAACGTCTATTTCGGGCTGCGTGTCGGGCTGACCTTTTCCACCGCGATCCCTGCTGCCGTCGTCTCTATGGCCCTGCTGCGAACGCTTGGCGGCGCAACGATTGTCGAGAACAACATCGTCCAGACCATCGGCAGCGCAGCCGGGGCAGTGGCAACCATGGTCTTCGTCCTTCCCGGCTTCGTCATCGTCGGCTGGTGGAGCGAGATCCCCTATTGGGAGACGATGCTGGTCTGCGCCACCGGCGGCATCCTTGGTGTCATGCTGTCAGTTCCGATGCGCCGCGCACTGGTGGTGGATTCGGACCTGCCCTATCCGGAAGGGGTTGCCGGGGCGGAGATCCTGCGCGTCGGCATGGCCGATGCCGCGGGTGCGGGCGAGAACCGGGCGGGACTGCGCACGATCGTCCTTGGCGCGCTTGCCGGTGCCGGCTTCGGGCTGCTGAGCACCCTGCGCCTTGCGGCGGGGGAGGTCAGCAAGGTGTTCAAGCTGGGCGCAGGATACGGCACGCTGGGCGCCTCGCTCTCGCTGGGCCTTGTTGCGATCGGCCACCTGATCGGGCTGGCGACCGGTATTGCCATGCTCACCGGACTGGTCACCGGCAAGCTGATCCTGCTGCCCTGGCTGAGCGCGGGCGTGCCCGGCGAAGCCGAAGAGGTCGCCGCGACCGTGCTGGGTGAGCAGGTGCGCATGATCGGCGCGGGAGCCATGGCGGTTGCGGCGCTCTGGGCGCTTGTGCGCATATCGGGCGCGATGCTGCGCGGGCTTGGCGGCATTGCCGCAACCGCGCGGGCCCGACGTGGAGGCGAGGCGATCGCATTGACCGAGCGCGACCTTCCCGGTGGCTGGGTGCTTGGCATCAGCGCGGCCATGTTCGGGCCGATCCTCTACCTTGTCTGGCGCTTCGTGCAGGGCGGTCCGCTTGCCGATGCGATCCTGCCGGTGCTGCTCCTCGCCCTGGTCTTCATCATCGTTGTCGGCGTGTTTACGGCAGTGGTGACCGGGTACATGGCCGGTCTGGTCGGCACGTCGAACAGCCCGGTTTCCGGTGTCGGCATCCTTGCCGTCCTGATCGTGTCGGTCCTGATTGCGGCCATGTTCGGCAGCGTCGAGGGTGACAGGGCACCGCTGATCGCTTTCGCGCTGTTCCTCGTCTCCTTCGTATTCGGCATCGCCATCGTGGCGAATGACAACCTGCAGGATCTCAAGACCGGCCAGCTTGTCGGCTCGACGCCGTGGAAACAGCAGGCGGCACTGATCATCGGCGTGGTCGCCGGATCGCTGGTCCTGCCGCCGGTGCTGCAACTGCTGGCGAACAGCTTCGGCTTTGCCGGCGCACCCGGTGCCGGGCCAAACGCGCTGGCGGCCCCGCAAGCCTCGCTCTTTGCGGCAATCGCGCAGGGCGTACTGGGTGGCACGCTGCGATGGGACCTTGTCGCACTAGGCGCCGGGATCGGGGTGATCGTGGTGATCGTCGACGAAGTTCTGCGCGCGAGCGGGCGGGGCAAGCTGCCGCCTCTGGCGGTGGGAATGGGCATCTACCTGCCGGTTACGCTGGTTCTGCCGACAGTGATCGGCACGGTCATCGGCCATTTCTGGAACCGCATGGCGGCCGGAACGGCGCGACCGGAGTTCACCGAGCGGCTCGGCGTGTTGCTGGCAACGGGGCTTGTCGTTGGAGACAGCCTGTTCGGGCTGGCCTTCGCCGGGGCTGTCGGCGCGGTGGGTGATCCGGCCAGGCTGGCCATCGTTGGCGAGGGTTTTGCGCCAATCGCGGAATGGATTGGGATAGCCGCCGTGGTGGCCCTGCTTGCCGGCGCTTATGCCCGGACGAGGCGCCGCGCACTTAACGACTGA
- a CDS encoding L,D-transpeptidase family protein, with protein sequence MRRLVLPVVLFLSACNQPDSDPASRSSTGASASPTVDPLASRDGTPDAFPDSQARPLMQAQVVLDRLGFSPGVIDGKEGLSTRNALAGFQEANGLPVTGTFDPATWEVLGRWQVIPATRVVTIPEDFARGPFAEVPDDPADQAAMPALGYASLDEKLAERFHTSVETLVTLNPGGFPAGSPEAEAAIASAKPAPAASQSPSGEATAHFRAGQQIRVPNIGNDRVDPASVDDAGWLLSLVMLGIGSTQPRVERVIVSKAKGTLKAFDAGGQLVAAFTVTTGSRHDPLPLGQWKVNGIARNPKFHYNPDLFWDASPGDEKAMLPPGPNSPVGIVWIDLSKPHYGIHGTPEPRSIGRAESHGCVRLTNWDAARLAQMVGPGTRVDFVA encoded by the coding sequence ATGCGTCGCCTTGTCCTGCCGGTCGTCCTTTTCCTTTCAGCCTGCAACCAGCCCGATTCCGATCCCGCCAGCCGCAGCAGCACCGGGGCGAGCGCCTCGCCGACAGTCGATCCGCTCGCCTCGCGGGACGGCACGCCGGATGCCTTCCCGGATAGCCAGGCGCGCCCGCTGATGCAGGCGCAGGTCGTCCTCGACCGGCTGGGGTTTTCTCCGGGCGTGATCGACGGCAAGGAAGGCCTCTCTACCCGCAATGCCCTCGCCGGATTCCAGGAGGCAAACGGACTGCCGGTGACTGGCACCTTCGATCCCGCGACCTGGGAGGTGCTGGGGCGATGGCAGGTGATACCCGCGACCCGCGTGGTCACCATCCCGGAAGACTTCGCCCGCGGTCCCTTTGCCGAAGTGCCGGACGATCCGGCGGACCAGGCCGCGATGCCAGCCCTTGGCTATGCCTCGCTCGACGAGAAGCTGGCCGAGCGCTTTCACACCTCGGTCGAAACGCTGGTCACCCTCAATCCGGGCGGCTTTCCGGCCGGGTCGCCAGAGGCCGAGGCCGCTATCGCCTCCGCCAAGCCGGCGCCTGCGGCTTCGCAGAGCCCCAGTGGAGAAGCCACGGCGCATTTCAGGGCGGGCCAGCAGATCCGCGTGCCGAACATCGGCAACGACAGGGTCGATCCGGCATCCGTGGATGATGCCGGCTGGCTGCTGAGCCTGGTCATGCTTGGCATTGGCTCAACCCAGCCGCGCGTCGAGCGGGTGATCGTCAGCAAGGCGAAGGGGACACTCAAGGCGTTCGATGCCGGCGGGCAGCTCGTTGCCGCCTTCACTGTGACCACCGGATCGCGCCATGATCCGCTGCCGCTGGGCCAGTGGAAGGTCAACGGGATCGCCCGAAACCCCAAGTTCCACTACAATCCCGACCTGTTCTGGGATGCCAGCCCCGGCGATGAAAAGGCCATGCTGCCGCCGGGGCCGAACAGTCCGGTCGGCATCGTCTGGATCGACCTCTCCAAGCCGCATTACGGCATTCATGGCACGCCCGAGCCGCGGAGCATTGGCAGGGCCGAGAGCCACGGCTGCGTTCGCCTGACCAACTGGGACGCTGCCCGCCTGGCCCAGATGGTTGGGCCGGGGACAAGGGTGGACTTCGTGGCCTGA
- the thiE gene encoding thiamine phosphate synthase codes for MTDQTDRAPTQLYLISPLDVGGGFPDRLGRALDAGPVAAFQFRVKGIDEHEAARLADPLQRICADRDVAFIVNDSISLAKRIGADGVHLGQGDGDVRDARERLGREAQIGVTCHNSRHLAMEAGEAGADYVAFGAFYPTTTKQVEHRADLETLTWWQELFELPCVAIGGITPENCRPIVFAGADFIAVSGAVWSGDEAVAVQAFLQAFAAN; via the coding sequence ATGACTGACCAGACCGATCGCGCACCGACCCAGCTTTACCTGATCTCGCCACTCGATGTCGGGGGCGGGTTTCCCGATCGCCTTGGCCGTGCGCTTGATGCCGGGCCGGTCGCTGCCTTCCAGTTCCGGGTCAAGGGCATTGACGAGCATGAGGCCGCCCGCCTTGCGGATCCGCTTCAGCGCATCTGCGCGGACCGCGATGTGGCATTCATCGTCAATGATTCGATCAGCCTTGCCAAGCGCATCGGGGCCGATGGCGTCCATCTCGGGCAGGGCGACGGGGACGTACGCGACGCGCGCGAACGCCTTGGCCGCGAGGCGCAGATCGGCGTTACCTGCCACAACAGCCGCCACCTGGCCATGGAAGCGGGCGAGGCCGGAGCCGATTACGTGGCCTTCGGCGCCTTCTATCCGACGACGACCAAGCAGGTGGAACACCGAGCCGACCTCGAAACCCTGACCTGGTGGCAGGAGCTTTTCGAACTGCCTTGTGTTGCCATTGGCGGGATCACGCCGGAAAACTGCCGGCCGATCGTGTTTGCGGGCGCGGATTTCATCGCCGTTTCCGGTGCCGTCTGGTCGGGTGACGAGGCAGTGGCGGTGCAAGCCTTCTTGCAGGCCTTTGCGGCGAACTGA
- a CDS encoding fructose bisphosphate aldolase — protein sequence MNTADMTAKMAAGNGFIAALDQSGGSTPKALKGYGIEEGAWNTEEEMFGLIHEMRSRIIRSAAFTGDKVIGAILFERTMDGSVDGVPTPAALIAKGVVPFIKIDKGLENEDRGVQMMKAMPELDALLTKAKGLGVYGTKERSVINSANASGIADIVAQQFEVGRQVLSHGMMPMLEPEINIKSETRAECDAIMLEEILKNLEGMNEQVMLKLSLPVTPGTFDALVDHPKVLRVVALSGGYNRPEACVELSKNRGIIASFSRALLEDLRHQMSDAEFDASLASAIDDIYKGSTQKI from the coding sequence ATGAACACCGCAGATATGACCGCCAAGATGGCCGCCGGCAACGGCTTCATTGCCGCGCTGGACCAGTCGGGCGGATCGACCCCGAAGGCGCTCAAGGGCTATGGCATCGAGGAAGGCGCGTGGAACACCGAAGAGGAAATGTTCGGCCTGATCCACGAAATGCGCAGCCGTATCATCCGTTCGGCCGCTTTCACCGGCGACAAGGTGATCGGTGCAATCCTGTTCGAGCGCACCATGGACGGCTCGGTCGATGGCGTGCCGACCCCCGCCGCGCTGATTGCCAAGGGCGTGGTGCCTTTCATCAAGATCGACAAGGGCCTCGAGAACGAGGATCGCGGCGTTCAGATGATGAAGGCAATGCCCGAGCTTGATGCCCTGCTGACCAAGGCGAAGGGCCTGGGTGTTTACGGCACCAAGGAGCGCTCGGTGATCAATTCGGCCAACGCTTCGGGCATTGCCGATATCGTTGCCCAGCAGTTCGAAGTTGGACGCCAGGTTCTCAGCCACGGAATGATGCCGATGCTGGAGCCCGAGATCAACATCAAGAGCGAAACCCGCGCTGAATGCGATGCGATCATGCTCGAGGAGATCCTCAAGAACCTTGAAGGCATGAACGAGCAGGTCATGCTGAAGCTGTCGCTGCCGGTCACCCCGGGCACTTTCGACGCGCTTGTCGATCATCCCAAGGTTCTGCGTGTCGTTGCGCTTTCGGGTGGTTACAACCGTCCCGAAGCTTGCGTCGAACTGTCGAAGAACCGCGGCATCATCGCCAGCTTCAGCCGCGCGCTGCTGGAAGACCTGCGCCACCAGATGAGCGATGCCGAATTCGATGCCAGCCTGGCCTCGGCAATCGACGACATCTACAAGGGATCGACCCAGAAGATCTGA
- the pgk gene encoding phosphoglycerate kinase — MAKFRTLDDLGDVNGKVALVRVDLNLPMQDGAVTDDTRVRASAPTILDLCAKGAKVLLLAHFGRPKGERVSTQSLSMVVDAVQSVIGKEVMFVPEIAGPVVAQSVGILRPGDVAILENTRFWKGEEKNDPELARAIAENGDFYVNDAFSAAHRAHATTEGLAHVLPAYAGRSMQAELEALEKALGNPQRPVAAVVGGAKVSSKLDVLKHLVTQVDHLIIGGGMANTFLAASDVDVGKSLCEHDLKPTAVEILETADKSGCTVHLPYDVVVAKEFAANPASLRTCAVHEVAADEMILDVGPQAVEALADVLKTCRTLVWNGPLGAFETEPFDHATVSLAKVAAALTAEGSLVSVAGGGDTVAALNHAGAADDFSYISTAGGAFLEWMEGKELPGVAALHKD, encoded by the coding sequence ATGGCGAAGTTCCGCACGCTCGATGATCTTGGCGACGTCAATGGCAAGGTCGCCCTGGTTCGTGTCGACCTCAACCTGCCGATGCAGGACGGGGCGGTAACCGACGATACGCGCGTGCGGGCTTCGGCCCCGACGATCCTGGATCTTTGTGCCAAGGGTGCGAAGGTCCTGCTGCTGGCCCACTTCGGCCGCCCCAAGGGTGAGCGGGTATCGACCCAGTCGCTCTCCATGGTGGTCGATGCGGTCCAGTCTGTGATCGGCAAGGAAGTGATGTTCGTTCCGGAGATCGCCGGGCCGGTTGTCGCGCAGAGCGTCGGCATCCTGCGGCCGGGCGATGTCGCCATTCTCGAGAACACGCGGTTCTGGAAGGGCGAGGAAAAGAACGATCCCGAACTCGCCAGGGCCATAGCCGAGAATGGCGACTTCTACGTCAACGACGCCTTTTCGGCGGCGCACCGCGCCCACGCGACGACCGAGGGCCTTGCCCACGTGCTGCCGGCCTATGCCGGCCGTTCGATGCAGGCAGAGCTTGAGGCGCTGGAAAAGGCGCTTGGCAATCCGCAGCGCCCGGTTGCAGCCGTTGTCGGGGGAGCCAAGGTCTCCTCGAAGCTTGACGTGCTTAAGCACCTCGTCACGCAGGTCGATCACCTGATCATCGGCGGCGGCATGGCCAATACCTTCCTGGCGGCCAGCGATGTCGATGTCGGCAAGTCGCTGTGCGAGCACGATCTCAAGCCCACCGCCGTCGAAATTCTCGAAACGGCCGACAAGTCGGGCTGCACAGTGCACCTGCCTTATGACGTGGTCGTAGCCAAGGAATTCGCTGCCAACCCGGCTAGCCTGCGCACCTGCGCCGTGCATGAAGTGGCCGCGGACGAAATGATCCTCGACGTCGGGCCGCAGGCGGTTGAGGCCCTCGCCGACGTGCTGAAGACCTGCCGCACGCTGGTGTGGAACGGCCCGCTCGGCGCATTCGAGACCGAGCCTTTCGATCATGCGACCGTGTCGCTGGCAAAGGTTGCCGCAGCCCTGACGGCTGAAGGCAGCCTCGTTTCCGTTGCCGGCGGCGGCGATACCGTTGCCGCGCTCAACCATGCGGGAGCGGCCGACGACTTCAGTTACATATCAACCGCGGGAGGTGCCTTCCTCGAATGGATGGAAGGCAAGGAATTGCCGGGAGTGGCAGCACTCCACAAGGACTGA
- the gap gene encoding type I glyceraldehyde-3-phosphate dehydrogenase, with protein MAIKVAINGFGRIGRNVARAILERNDHDLELVSINDLASAQANAMLFQRDSVHGAFSGTVEVDGNDLIINGKRIHVTAERDPANLPHAANGVDIALECTGFFTDRASCEKHLAAGAKKVLISAPGKNVDLTVVYGVNHDKLEAGHIIVSNASCTTNCLAPFAKVLNDAIGIERGLMTTVHAYTNDQKILDQIHEDPRRARAAAMSMIPTTTGAARAVGEVLPELKGKLDGSAIRVPTPNVSVVDLTFQPKRDTTKEEVNALLKAAAEGPLKGVLGYSDEPLVSIDYNHCPNSSTIDSLETAVIDGKLVRVLSWYDNEWGFSNRMVDTAGAMGKLL; from the coding sequence ATGGCGATCAAGGTTGCGATCAACGGTTTCGGACGTATCGGGCGCAATGTCGCCCGCGCCATTCTCGAGCGGAATGACCATGACCTCGAGCTGGTTTCGATCAACGATCTGGCTTCGGCCCAGGCCAATGCCATGCTGTTCCAGCGCGACAGCGTTCACGGCGCTTTCTCTGGTACGGTGGAAGTCGATGGCAATGACCTGATCATCAACGGCAAGCGCATCCACGTCACTGCCGAGCGTGACCCCGCCAACCTGCCGCATGCCGCCAATGGCGTTGACATCGCGCTGGAATGCACGGGCTTCTTCACCGATCGCGCTTCGTGCGAAAAGCACCTGGCCGCCGGTGCCAAGAAGGTGCTGATCTCGGCTCCGGGCAAGAACGTGGACCTGACCGTCGTTTACGGCGTCAACCATGACAAGCTGGAAGCCGGCCACATCATCGTGTCGAACGCTTCGTGCACCACCAACTGCCTTGCGCCCTTCGCCAAGGTGCTGAACGACGCGATCGGTATCGAGCGCGGCCTGATGACCACGGTCCACGCCTATACCAATGACCAGAAGATCCTCGACCAGATCCACGAAGATCCGCGCCGCGCCCGTGCTGCGGCCATGTCGATGATCCCGACCACCACCGGCGCCGCCCGCGCCGTGGGTGAAGTGCTGCCCGAACTGAAGGGCAAGCTGGATGGTTCGGCCATCCGCGTGCCGACCCCGAACGTTTCGGTCGTCGACCTGACCTTCCAGCCGAAGCGCGACACGACGAAGGAAGAAGTCAACGCGCTGCTCAAGGCCGCTGCCGAGGGTCCGCTCAAGGGCGTGCTCGGCTATTCGGACGAGCCGCTGGTTTCGATCGACTACAACCACTGCCCGAACAGCTCGACCATCGACAGCCTCGAAACGGCTGTGATCGACGGCAAGCTGGTGCGCGTCCTTTCGTGGTACGACAACGAATGGGGCTTCTCGAACCGCATGGTCGATACGGCCGGTGCGATGGGCAAGCTGCTGTAA
- the tkt gene encoding transketolase: MTFDPSRLGPMANAIRALSMDAVQAANSGHPGMPMGMADVATVLYSQFLKFDPSAPEWADRDRFVLSAGHGSMLIYALLHLSGYAAPTMDDIRNFRQLHSPCAGHPENFELAGVECTTGPLGQGLAMAVGMAMAERHLNARFGNDLVDHRTWVIAGDGCLMEGVNHEAIGLAGVLKLGHLNVLWDDNNITIDGDTSLSTSEDILARYSATGWHVTRCDGHDFADIARALAEAQADPRPSLVACKTVIGKGAPNKQGGHSIHGAPLGADEIAATRENLGWTSAPFEVPADILADWRAIGAKGAAARAEWEARLAQAPARADFESSLAGAARLAAPALEDYIAGLVAAPQKVATRKASEMALGPLTERIPHLIGGSADLTGSNLTKTKATTTFSADDYAGRHVHYGIREFGMAAAMNGMALHGGVVPYGGTFLVFSDYCRNAIRMSAIQRAQVVYVLTHDSIGLGEDGPTHQPVEHIMSMRLIPNLLLFRPADVIETAECWAAALEAEGTPSVLALSRQNLPQLRGEGDAGWTGAANRCAKGAYRLRAAQAERKVVLVATGSEVEIAVACAAELEAAGIGADVVSMPCTELFDAQDLGYRADLLPADVLKVSIEAGVTTGWERYTGIDGLRFGIDRFGASAPADQLYSYFGLTAEAIVPQIKARLG, from the coding sequence ATGACTTTTGATCCATCTCGCCTGGGCCCCATGGCCAATGCCATCCGTGCCCTCTCGATGGACGCTGTCCAGGCGGCAAACAGCGGCCATCCCGGCATGCCCATGGGCATGGCCGATGTCGCGACGGTGCTCTATTCCCAGTTCCTGAAGTTCGATCCTTCCGCACCAGAATGGGCGGACCGCGATCGCTTCGTGCTGTCGGCCGGGCATGGTTCAATGCTCATCTACGCGCTGCTCCACCTGTCCGGCTATGCCGCGCCGACGATGGATGACATCCGCAATTTCCGCCAGCTTCACAGCCCCTGCGCCGGACATCCCGAGAATTTCGAGCTGGCCGGGGTCGAATGCACCACCGGTCCGCTGGGCCAGGGACTTGCCATGGCGGTTGGCATGGCGATGGCCGAACGCCACCTGAATGCCCGCTTCGGCAACGACCTCGTGGATCACAGGACCTGGGTCATCGCCGGTGACGGCTGCCTGATGGAAGGCGTCAATCATGAAGCCATCGGCCTTGCCGGTGTGCTCAAGCTTGGTCACCTGAATGTCCTGTGGGACGATAACAACATCACCATTGACGGTGATACCTCGCTCTCGACCAGCGAAGACATCCTGGCCCGCTATTCAGCGACCGGCTGGCATGTGACGCGCTGCGACGGGCATGACTTTGCCGATATCGCCCGTGCGCTGGCCGAAGCGCAGGCCGATCCGCGCCCGTCGCTGGTCGCCTGCAAGACGGTCATCGGCAAGGGCGCTCCGAACAAGCAGGGCGGCCATTCGATCCACGGTGCACCGCTTGGCGCCGACGAGATCGCCGCGACCCGCGAAAACCTGGGCTGGACCTCTGCTCCCTTCGAAGTGCCCGCCGATATCCTGGCTGACTGGCGCGCGATTGGCGCCAAGGGCGCTGCGGCGCGCGCTGAATGGGAAGCGCGCCTGGCGCAGGCTCCGGCCCGCGCCGATTTCGAAAGCAGCCTTGCCGGCGCGGCCCGTCTCGCCGCTCCGGCGCTGGAAGACTATATCGCCGGCCTCGTCGCCGCCCCGCAGAAGGTGGCAACGCGCAAGGCTTCGGAAATGGCGCTTGGCCCGCTGACCGAGCGGATCCCGCACCTGATCGGCGGTTCGGCCGACCTTACCGGTTCGAACCTGACCAAGACCAAGGCGACGACCACTTTCAGCGCCGACGATTATGCCGGCCGCCACGTGCATTACGGCATCCGCGAATTCGGCATGGCCGCCGCGATGAACGGCATGGCGCTGCATGGCGGCGTGGTGCCCTATGGCGGCACGTTCCTTGTCTTCTCGGACTATTGCCGCAACGCGATCCGCATGTCGGCCATCCAGCGGGCGCAGGTCGTCTATGTCCTGACGCACGATTCGATCGGCCTTGGCGAAGATGGCCCGACCCACCAGCCGGTTGAGCACATCATGTCGATGCGCCTGATCCCGAACCTTCTGCTATTCCGTCCGGCAGACGTGATCGAAACGGCCGAGTGCTGGGCCGCGGCGCTTGAAGCGGAAGGTACGCCTTCGGTCCTCGCACTGTCGCGCCAGAACCTGCCGCAGCTGCGCGGTGAAGGCGATGCCGGCTGGACCGGCGCGGCAAACCGCTGCGCCAAGGGTGCATACCGCCTGCGCGCGGCTCAGGCCGAACGCAAGGTCGTGCTGGTGGCAACCGGCTCCGAAGTGGAAATCGCCGTTGCCTGTGCCGCAGAACTCGAAGCGGCCGGCATTGGCGCGGACGTTGTCTCGATGCCGTGCACCGAGCTGTTCGACGCTCAGGACCTTGGCTATCGTGCAGACCTGCTGCCCGCAGACGTCCTCAAGGTTTCCATCGAAGCTGGCGTCACCACCGGTTGGGAGCGCTACACCGGCATCGACGGCCTGCGCTTCGGTATCGACCGGTTCGGCGCTTCGGCCCCGGCTGACCAGCTCTATTCCTATTTCGGCCTCACGGCAGAGGCCATTGTTCCGCAGATCAAGGCCCGTCTGGGCTGA
- a CDS encoding cell division protein ZapA: protein MSNIDLSIGGRSFKVACAAGEEEHVASLGRMIDAKVASVPGAAGQSEARMLLFASLMLADEVHEAQNRSGSVPAPQAPVADPALAERLEALAATLEKCATALEA from the coding sequence ATGAGCAACATCGACCTGTCGATCGGTGGCCGCAGCTTCAAGGTGGCCTGTGCTGCCGGTGAAGAGGAGCACGTTGCCAGCCTTGGCCGCATGATCGACGCCAAGGTTGCCTCGGTCCCAGGTGCCGCCGGGCAGAGCGAGGCGCGCATGCTCCTGTTTGCTTCGCTGATGCTGGCGGACGAAGTGCACGAGGCACAGAATCGCAGCGGCTCCGTTCCGGCACCGCAGGCCCCGGTTGCAGACCCCGCACTGGCGGAAAGGCTCGAGGCGCTGGCCGCAACGCTCGAAAAATGCGCCACCGCCCTTGAGGCCTGA
- a CDS encoding 5-formyltetrahydrofolate cyclo-ligase encodes MLDKKTLRARLKQERREFVAAIPDWQRGLLFRRPPSPLVEMIPDGAVISVYYEQPAEAPASHYARWFFERGHRIALPWFADRASPMQFREWTNPFEDGLRLEADPFDKGGLNSLQPRADAAMLVPDVMFCPLVGFSAEGGRIGMGGGHYDRWLGADRPALAIGLGWDCQLVEELPLEPHDAPLDAVVTPTRLYWKES; translated from the coding sequence TTGCTCGACAAGAAGACCCTGCGTGCAAGGCTGAAGCAGGAACGCCGTGAATTCGTCGCCGCGATCCCTGACTGGCAGCGCGGCCTGCTTTTCCGGCGACCGCCCTCTCCCCTTGTTGAGATGATACCCGATGGGGCCGTCATCTCGGTCTACTACGAACAGCCTGCGGAGGCACCGGCGAGCCACTATGCACGCTGGTTCTTCGAGCGGGGCCACCGTATCGCCCTTCCCTGGTTTGCCGATCGTGCTTCGCCCATGCAGTTCCGCGAATGGACAAACCCGTTCGAGGATGGCCTTCGGCTGGAAGCCGACCCATTCGACAAGGGCGGATTGAACTCGCTCCAACCGCGGGCAGATGCGGCCATGCTGGTCCCAGATGTGATGTTCTGCCCGCTCGTCGGTTTTTCGGCGGAAGGCGGCCGAATCGGCATGGGCGGCGGCCATTACGACCGCTGGCTTGGCGCAGACCGCCCCGCCCTTGCGATCGGGCTCGGCTGGGACTGCCAGCTTGTCGAGGAACTCCCGCTTGAACCGCACGACGCGCCGCTCGATGCGGTGGTCACTCCGACCCGTCTGTACTGGAAAGAATCCTGA
- a CDS encoding DUF2842 domain-containing protein, whose amino-acid sequence MRTEPTWRIPVGVIGLLLALAVYALVIARYVPELIGGWPALAQTPIYIVLGIAWLLPLRRFLIWMETGRWRG is encoded by the coding sequence ATGCGCACTGAACCCACCTGGCGAATCCCTGTCGGCGTGATCGGCCTGCTGCTGGCGCTTGCCGTCTATGCCTTGGTCATCGCGCGCTATGTGCCGGAACTGATAGGTGGCTGGCCCGCCCTCGCGCAAACACCGATCTATATCGTGCTGGGCATTGCCTGGCTGCTGCCGCTCAGGCGCTTCCTGATCTGGATGGAAACCGGCCGCTGGCGCGGCTGA
- a CDS encoding YdeI/OmpD-associated family protein, producing MQGDPRVDAYIDKSAGFAVPILNHFRALVGATVPDASETIKWGVPHFTLEGKILAGMAAHKAHASLIVEGSGERRGMMGDGMGNFGRITCREGMPSDDSLVALLQAKAESIRAGDAAPRPKRAPRPELPMPEDFARALAACPAAEAALAGFAPSHRRDYIEWITEAKRPETRDKRIAQAVAELAEGKKLYWKYDEC from the coding sequence ATGCAGGGCGATCCGCGCGTCGATGCCTATATCGACAAGTCGGCAGGCTTTGCGGTCCCGATCCTCAATCACTTTCGTGCGCTGGTCGGTGCGACCGTTCCCGATGCGTCGGAGACGATCAAGTGGGGCGTGCCGCATTTCACGCTTGAGGGAAAGATCCTTGCCGGCATGGCCGCGCACAAGGCCCACGCTTCGCTGATCGTCGAAGGATCGGGCGAGCGCCGCGGGATGATGGGCGATGGCATGGGAAACTTCGGCAGGATCACCTGTCGGGAGGGGATGCCGAGCGACGATTCGCTTGTGGCTTTGCTGCAGGCGAAGGCGGAATCGATTCGCGCGGGGGACGCTGCACCAAGGCCTAAGCGTGCACCCAGGCCTGAGCTTCCGATGCCCGAGGACTTTGCCCGGGCCCTCGCAGCCTGTCCTGCCGCGGAGGCGGCCCTTGCGGGCTTCGCGCCTTCGCATCGCCGCGACTATATCGAGTGGATCACAGAGGCCAAGCGGCCGGAAACGCGCGACAAGCGAATTGCGCAGGCGGTTGCCGAGCTTGCCGAGGGCAAGAAGCTTTACTGGAAATACGACGAGTGCTGA